The following proteins come from a genomic window of Nautilia profundicola AmH:
- a CDS encoding CCA tRNA nucleotidyltransferase yields MKNEKNDDLEFLKNFFSPFTSRVYLVGGCVRDEILGIKSKEFDIEVYDITPEKFDILMQKLGAKGVGKSFFVYKWKNFDISLPRTETKIAKGHKGFEVSLTQDEKTASKRRDFTMNALMKNIYTGKILDFWGGINDINNKIIKHIDDISFAEDPLRVLRAMQFASRLKFKIERKTIELCKTLDLNELSRERIFMEFEKMFKSRFLYYGFYYFIVLDIAKKILNIEFTKKEFFKLAKIYRQNPLESYFLYHLRYTKNIPVDVLAKALNITNILKRDIKIKKMPKIITNRFLYGLSLKYPLKKFSILNFNCCEKWIKKENLWDKKYKPKHIDPKNPRISILTEIRKYDKIIIKKG; encoded by the coding sequence GTGAAAAATGAAAAAAATGATGATTTAGAATTTTTAAAAAACTTTTTCTCCCCTTTTACTTCACGTGTATATCTTGTAGGTGGATGTGTACGTGATGAAATTCTTGGTATAAAATCAAAAGAATTCGATATAGAAGTTTACGACATCACTCCTGAAAAGTTTGATATTCTTATGCAAAAGCTTGGAGCCAAAGGTGTTGGCAAAAGCTTTTTCGTATATAAATGGAAAAACTTCGATATTTCACTTCCACGCACCGAAACCAAAATAGCAAAAGGACACAAGGGATTTGAAGTAAGTCTTACTCAAGACGAGAAAACTGCTTCAAAAAGACGAGACTTTACAATGAATGCTCTCATGAAAAATATTTATACCGGTAAAATACTTGATTTTTGGGGTGGAATTAACGATATTAACAATAAAATTATAAAACACATAGATGATATATCTTTTGCGGAAGATCCTTTAAGAGTATTAAGAGCAATGCAGTTTGCGAGCAGGCTTAAATTTAAAATAGAGAGAAAAACTATTGAACTTTGTAAAACATTAGATTTAAATGAACTCTCACGTGAGCGGATTTTTATGGAATTTGAAAAAATGTTCAAAAGCAGGTTTTTATATTATGGTTTTTATTATTTTATCGTACTTGATATTGCAAAAAAAATTTTAAATATAGAATTTACAAAAAAAGAATTTTTTAAACTTGCCAAAATTTACAGACAAAACCCCCTTGAGAGTTATTTTTTATATCATCTCAGATACACAAAGAACATACCGGTGGATGTTCTCGCAAAAGCATTAAACATTACAAACATATTAAAAAGAGATATTAAAATTAAAAAAATGCCAAAAATTATTACAAATAGATTTCTTTACGGTCTTTCTTTAAAATACCCTTTAAAAAAATTCAGTATTTTGAATTTTAATTGCTGCGAAAAATGGATAAAAAAGGAAAACCTTTGGGATAAAAAATATAAGCCAAAACACATTGATCCTAAAAACCCCAGAATCTCCATACTCACAGAAATAAGAAAATATGATAAAATCATAATTAAAAAGGGATAG
- the leuB gene encoding 3-isopropylmalate dehydrogenase, which produces MRNYKIGIIKGDGIGPEIVEEAIKVLDAVASKEGFNLEYNEYLLGGAAVDVFDNPCPDETIKGSLNSDAVLFGAIGGPKWESLPKEKRPESGLLKLRKSLGLFANIRPAIIFDELVNASSLKPEVIKGVDLTVVRELTGGIYFGEPRYKDDNKAYNTMIYTRDEIARIAKIAFEEAMKRKKKVTSVDKANVLEVSELWREVVEEVAKNYPEVELEHMYVDNAAMQLVRDPKQFDVILTGNIFGDILSDEASMIVGSIGLLPSASIGGKVGLFEPIHGSAPDIAGQGIANPIATILSAAMMLDFLNETSAAERIRNAIKEVLKEGYRTKDIAAFDAKEVVTTSEMGSLIADHAAN; this is translated from the coding sequence ATGAGAAATTATAAAATAGGCATTATAAAAGGTGACGGTATCGGACCCGAAATTGTTGAAGAAGCTATTAAAGTCCTTGATGCCGTTGCAAGTAAAGAAGGATTCAATCTTGAATACAACGAATATCTTTTAGGTGGAGCTGCCGTAGACGTATTTGATAATCCGTGTCCAGATGAAACGATAAAAGGTTCTCTAAACTCAGACGCCGTGCTTTTCGGTGCAATCGGCGGACCTAAATGGGAGAGTTTGCCTAAAGAAAAAAGACCTGAATCGGGACTTTTAAAACTTAGAAAATCTTTAGGACTTTTTGCGAATATCAGACCTGCTATCATATTTGACGAACTTGTAAACGCTTCAAGCCTGAAGCCTGAAGTAATCAAAGGTGTAGATTTAACAGTAGTAAGAGAGCTTACAGGCGGAATATACTTTGGTGAGCCGAGATACAAAGACGACAATAAAGCATATAACACAATGATTTATACAAGGGATGAAATTGCGAGAATTGCAAAAATCGCTTTTGAAGAAGCTATGAAAAGAAAGAAAAAAGTGACGTCTGTCGATAAGGCAAATGTACTTGAAGTTAGTGAACTTTGGAGGGAAGTTGTAGAAGAAGTGGCTAAAAACTACCCGGAAGTGGAACTTGAACATATGTATGTAGATAATGCGGCAATGCAGCTTGTAAGAGACCCTAAACAGTTTGACGTTATCCTTACAGGAAACATTTTCGGTGACATATTAAGCGATGAAGCAAGTATGATCGTAGGAAGTATCGGTCTTCTTCCGAGTGCAAGTATAGGTGGGAAAGTCGGACTTTTCGAACCTATCCACGGAAGCGCTCCTGATATAGCGGGACAGGGAATTGCAAACCCTATCGCAACAATTCTTAGTGCTGCAATGATGCTTGATTTCTTAAACGAAACAAGCGCTGCCGAAAGAATCAGAAATGCAATAAAAGAAGTATTAAAAGAAGGTTATAGAACAAAAGATATAGCCGCATTCGACGCAAAAGAGGTTGTTACAACAAGTGAAATGGGAAGTTTAATAGCAGACCATGCCGCTAACTAA
- the leuD gene encoding 3-isopropylmalate dehydratase small subunit: MNVITGRVWKFGDNIDTDLIIPARYLNTSDPHELAKHVMEDADPEFPSKVRPGDIIVAGYNFGSGSSREHAPIALKAAGVAAVIAKSFARIFYRNSFNMGLPIFELLESDEINEGDLIKIDLDNGIIHNVDTGKDYKFTPIPEFMQELIAAGGLINFAKEMLKENK, translated from the coding sequence ATGAATGTAATTACAGGAAGAGTTTGGAAATTCGGCGACAACATTGACACAGATTTGATCATTCCTGCAAGATATCTTAATACTTCCGACCCGCATGAACTTGCCAAACACGTAATGGAAGACGCAGATCCTGAATTTCCAAGTAAAGTAAGACCTGGTGATATTATTGTAGCAGGCTACAACTTCGGAAGCGGTTCAAGCCGTGAACACGCTCCTATAGCGCTTAAAGCGGCAGGAGTAGCTGCTGTAATCGCTAAAAGTTTTGCGAGAATTTTTTACAGAAACAGCTTTAATATGGGACTGCCTATTTTTGAACTTCTTGAAAGTGACGAAATTAATGAAGGTGACTTAATTAAAATAGACCTTGACAACGGTATTATTCATAATGTTGATACAGGAAAAGATTATAAATTTACGCCTATTCCGGAATTTATGCAAGAACTAATTGCCGCCGGCGGACTGATAAATTTTGCTAAAGAAATGTTAAAGGAAAACAAATGA
- a CDS encoding nitrous oxide-stimulated promoter family protein, with protein sequence MTTEKFKSEVETLNKFFQIYCNEKHNGQYIKDYNISYKELNLNFSAKLCDECHNLLTYAIHRLQECPHDPKPRCRKCENPCYEKDKYKQMAKMMRFAGMKLGLTKAAQRIKKIFKKN encoded by the coding sequence ATGACTACAGAAAAATTCAAAAGTGAAGTTGAAACATTAAATAAGTTCTTTCAAATTTATTGCAATGAAAAACACAACGGCCAGTATATTAAGGATTATAACATTTCATATAAAGAGCTGAATTTAAACTTTTCTGCTAAATTATGTGACGAATGCCACAATTTATTAACATATGCAATACATAGACTTCAAGAATGTCCACACGACCCTAAGCCAAGATGCAGAAAATGCGAAAATCCCTGTTATGAAAAAGACAAATATAAACAAATGGCTAAAATGATGAGATTTGCGGGAATGAAATTGGGCCTTACAAAGGCGGCACAGAGAATAAAAAAAATATTTAAAAAGAATTAA
- the purU gene encoding formyltetrahydrofolate deformylase: MKYTLLIQCDDKKGLVYKISKVLFENDFNIETQQEFVDKENNKFFFRAVIAGEVDKEKLKNEILKEVPCADVEIFKKRKKRLFLLATKEAHALGDILIKQYSGDLDVEIIGVIANRNNLKDLVEKFNIPFYYIPAEGKSRVEHENEMLEIIKPTNPDFIILAKFMRILTPNFVEEFPNKIINIHHSFLPAFIGANPYKQAYDRGVKIIGATAHFVNNNLDDGPIIEQDVTRVNHEMSWEEMRVQGRDIEKIVLSRAIKKAIEDRIFVYANKTIIL; encoded by the coding sequence ATGAAATATACTCTTTTGATTCAATGCGATGATAAAAAAGGGCTTGTTTATAAGATTTCAAAAGTACTTTTTGAAAATGATTTTAATATTGAAACCCAACAGGAATTTGTTGACAAAGAAAATAATAAATTTTTCTTTCGTGCGGTAATTGCCGGTGAAGTAGATAAAGAAAAACTAAAAAACGAAATTTTAAAAGAAGTTCCTTGCGCAGATGTTGAAATTTTCAAAAAAAGAAAAAAAAGACTCTTTTTACTTGCAACAAAAGAAGCTCATGCGTTAGGAGATATACTAATTAAGCAATATTCTGGCGATCTTGATGTAGAAATAATCGGTGTAATAGCGAATAGAAACAATTTAAAAGACTTGGTAGAAAAATTCAACATACCGTTTTACTATATTCCTGCTGAAGGAAAAAGCAGAGTTGAGCATGAAAATGAAATGCTTGAAATTATCAAACCCACAAACCCGGATTTTATAATACTCGCTAAATTTATGAGAATTTTAACTCCTAATTTTGTAGAAGAATTTCCAAACAAAATTATAAATATTCACCATTCGTTCCTCCCTGCGTTTATTGGAGCAAACCCTTACAAACAGGCATATGACAGAGGAGTGAAAATTATAGGAGCAACGGCTCATTTTGTAAACAACAACCTTGATGACGGACCTATAATCGAACAGGACGTTACAAGAGTGAATCATGAAATGAGCTGGGAAGAAATGAGAGTACAAGGTCGTGACATTGAAAAAATCGTACTAAGCAGAGCCATTAAAAAAGCTATTGAAGACAGAATTTTTGTATATGCAAATAAAACAATAATCCTTTAA
- a CDS encoding DNA polymerase III subunit delta, with protein MYKKDFDKLSKIPNYCVFFGNNFYLQQYENKIFEKFKDENVLKLYFDEYDFETAKTHLSESSLFGGKNVLIIKHNKIPTNIDKLIKHTKDSYLFFFYYGNKKPEMFGKNFVRFFEPNLRDILEIINSLANKYKIEISQEAKMHLATTTESVFIEKEIEKLSNYSNKISLDDIKNLVFEYKEESFEELFNLILNGKDFNGELEFFLETNDFKRIIPALIRFVRDLYMYNLYIKKTGASTLEGLLGYKLPIHINKQRVELAIKFKEKDYYELLKFLLNKELEMRNSDKNKESLFWETISYLKLFNSF; from the coding sequence ATGTATAAAAAAGATTTTGATAAATTATCAAAAATTCCGAATTATTGTGTATTTTTCGGAAATAATTTCTATTTACAACAGTATGAAAATAAAATTTTTGAAAAATTTAAAGACGAGAACGTATTAAAACTCTATTTTGACGAGTATGATTTTGAAACAGCCAAGACGCATTTAAGCGAGTCATCTTTATTTGGTGGGAAAAATGTCTTGATAATTAAGCACAATAAAATACCCACGAATATTGATAAGCTGATTAAACATACGAAGGACAGTTATCTTTTTTTCTTTTATTACGGGAATAAGAAACCAGAAATGTTCGGGAAAAATTTTGTTAGATTTTTTGAACCGAATTTAAGAGATATATTGGAAATTATAAATTCTCTTGCCAATAAGTATAAAATAGAAATATCCCAAGAAGCGAAAATGCATTTAGCCACTACTACAGAGAGTGTTTTTATTGAAAAAGAAATTGAGAAACTTTCAAACTATTCAAATAAAATATCTTTAGATGATATTAAAAATCTTGTATTTGAATATAAAGAAGAAAGTTTTGAAGAACTTTTTAATTTAATTTTAAACGGAAAAGATTTCAATGGAGAATTGGAGTTTTTTTTGGAAACCAATGATTTTAAAAGAATAATCCCCGCACTTATAAGGTTTGTGAGGGATTTATATATGTATAATTTATATATAAAAAAAACAGGAGCTTCAACATTAGAGGGGCTTTTAGGATATAAGCTTCCTATACATATAAACAAACAAAGAGTTGAACTTGCAATAAAATTTAAAGAGAAAGATTATTATGAATTATTAAAATTTCTTTTAAATAAAGAACTTGAAATGAGAAACAGCGATAAAAATAAAGAATCATTGTTTTGGGAGACTATAAGTTACTTAAAACTGTTTAATTCTTTTTAA
- a CDS encoding tRNA (cytidine(34)-2'-O)-methyltransferase — MFNIVLFNPQIPPNTGNIGRLCVNAGAKLHIVKPIGFDISEKAVKRAGLDYWDKLDLTVWESTDEFLKHVDTSRCFFATTKTDKPYFEVEYKPGDYIIFGSETKGIDENILRQNFDNCITIPMTKEGRSLNLAVSTGIILYEAIRQNFKGSL; from the coding sequence GTGTTTAATATTGTACTTTTCAATCCTCAAATTCCACCTAATACAGGTAATATAGGCAGACTTTGCGTAAATGCGGGAGCCAAACTTCATATAGTAAAGCCGATAGGTTTTGATATTAGTGAAAAAGCTGTAAAAAGAGCAGGACTCGATTATTGGGACAAACTTGACCTTACCGTCTGGGAAAGTACTGATGAATTTTTAAAACATGTAGATACTTCAAGATGTTTTTTTGCCACCACCAAAACAGATAAGCCGTATTTTGAAGTAGAATATAAACCTGGAGATTATATTATATTCGGAAGCGAAACCAAAGGTATCGATGAAAACATTTTAAGACAAAATTTTGACAACTGTATCACAATCCCGATGACAAAAGAAGGTAGAAGCCTTAATTTGGCCGTAAGTACTGGTATAATACTATATGAAGCTATAAGACAAAATTTTAAAGGCTCCCTATGA
- a CDS encoding CiaD-like domain-containing protein — MDLKDTILETLQEIEESAISEEELSPATKCDKEFLKHIKERLLVLFEGLQSPNTENLDVKLDVTLNFLEYLLVKIDEKLSQK, encoded by the coding sequence ATGGATTTAAAAGACACTATATTAGAAACCCTGCAGGAAATCGAAGAAAGTGCAATCAGTGAAGAAGAACTCTCGCCTGCTACAAAATGTGATAAAGAATTTTTAAAACATATTAAAGAAAGACTTCTTGTACTGTTTGAAGGTTTACAATCTCCAAACACAGAGAATTTGGATGTAAAACTTGACGTCACTCTTAACTTTTTAGAATATTTACTTGTAAAAATAGATGAAAAACTCTCACAAAAGTGA